In the genome of Anomalospiza imberbis isolate Cuckoo-Finch-1a 21T00152 chromosome 27, ASM3175350v1, whole genome shotgun sequence, one region contains:
- the CACTIN gene encoding splicing factor Cactin isoform X1 — protein MGSGSRSPARGGRSERDRERDRDRERDRDRERDRERDRDQEKERERERERDRERERDRERERDREKERDREKERDRERERDRGRSRSGSHGRRHRSRSKSRSRSPSRGRRREPSSGSDSGDERQKWKKRKRSRSRDRHRKDRRKQRSRSRGRSSGSSPERGRDRAARSRERRRRRDGSKSSVSSVSSPSPARPREEPGQQLSLQERLRLREEKKKQAALMKALETPEEKRARRLAKKEAKERKKREKMGWGEEYMGYTNTDNPFGDNNLLGTFIWSKALEKKGISHLDEKDLKERNKRIQEDNRLELQKVKQLRLEREREKAMREQELEMLQREKEAEHFKTWEEQEDNFHLQQAKLRSKIRIRDGRAKPIDLLAKYISAEDDDLAVEMHEPYTFLNGLTVSDMEDLVEDIQVYMELEQGKNVDFWRDMTIITEDEIAKLRKLEASGKGGPGERRDGVNASVSSDVQSVFKGKTYNQLQALYQGIESKIRAGGPNLDIGYWESLLQQLKAYMARARLRERHQDVLRQKLYKLKQEQGVESEPLFPIIKREPASPSDSPLFSLPCRLDPEESLEAQPGPSSEPEAEQDTEAKGEAEGEAVLMEEDLIQQSLDDYDAGKYSPRLLGPNELPFDAHVLEAEEDTHRLLLLRQQLQVTGDASESTDDIFFRKAKEGMGADEAQFSVEMPLTGKAYLWADKYRPRKPRFFNRVHTGFEWNKYNQTHYDFDNPPPKIVQGYKFNIFYPDLIDKRSTPEYFLEACQDNKDFAILRFHAGPPYEDIAFKIVNREWEYSHRHGFRCQFANGIFQLWFHFKRYRYRR, from the exons ATGGGCTCCGGGTCGcgcagcccggcccggggcggccGCTCGGAGCGGGACCGGGAAAGGGACCGGGACAGGGAGCGGGACCGGGACAGGGAGCGGGACCGGGAAAGGGACCGGGACCAGGAAAAGGAACGGGAaagggagcgggagcgggaccGGGAAAGGGAGCGGGACCGGGAAAGGGAGCGGGACCGGGAAAAGGAACGGGACCGGGAAAAGGAACGGGACCGGGAACGGGAGCGGGATCGCGGGCGCTCGCGTTCCGGGAGCCACGGGCGGCGACACCGCAGCCGGAGCAAGAGCCGGAGCCGGAGCCCGAGTCGAGGCCGACGCCGGGAGCCGAGCTCGGG CTCGGACTCCGGCGATGAGagacagaaatggaaaaagaggaaaagaagccGCAGCCGGGACCGGCACCGTAAGGACCGGCGGAAACAGCGCTCACGGTCTCGGGGCCGCTCCTCCGGCTCCAGCCCGGAGCGCGGGCGGGACAGGGCAGCGCGGAGCCGGGAGCGGCGCCGCAGGAGGGATGGATCCAAGTCCTCCGTGTCCTCCGtcagctccccctccccggcgcggccccgggaggagccggggcagcagctgagcctgcaggagcggctgaggctgagggaggagaagaagaaacagGCGGCTCTGATGAAGGCCCTGGAGACGCCCGAGGAGAAGCGGGCACGGAGGCTGGCCAAGAAGGAGGCCAAGGAGAGAAAGAAGCGGGAGAAGATGGGCTGGGGTGAGGAGTACATGGGCTACACCAACACCGACAATCCCTTCGGGGACAACAACCTGCTGGGCACGTTCATCTGGAGCAAG GcactggaaaagaaagggaTCAGCCATCTGGACGAGAAGGACCTGAAGGAGAGGAACAAGCGAATCCAGGAGGACAATCGTCTGGAGCTGCAGAAG GTGAAGCAGCTGCGCctggagcgggagcgggagAAAGCCATgcgggagcaggagctggagatgCTGCAGCGGGAGAAGGAGGCAGAGCACTTCAAAacctgggaagagcaggaggacAACTTCCACTTGCAGCAGGCCAAGCTGCG GTCTAAGATCCGGATTCGGGATGGGAGGGCAAAACCCATCGATCTTCTGGCCAAGTACATCAGCGCAGAGGACGATGACCTGGCTGTGGAGATGCACGAGCCCTACACCTTCCTCAACGGCTTGACTGTCTCCGACATGGAGGACCTGGTGGAGGACATCCAg GTGTACATGGAGCTGGAGCAAGGAAAGAACGTGGACTTCTGGAGGGACATGACCATCATCACGGAGGATGAGATAGCCAAGCTCCGCAAGCTGGAGGCCTCCGGGAAAGGAGGACCAG GGGAGCGTCGGGATGGTGTCAACGCCTCGGTCAGCTCCGACGTGCAGTCCGTGTTCAAGGGGAAGACGTACAACCAGCTGCAAGCCCTGTACCAGGGCATCGAGAGCAAGATCCGGGCGGGAGGGCCCAACCTGGACATCGGGTACTGGGAgagcctcctgcagcagctgaaggctTACATGGCTCGGGCCAG gTTGCGGGAGCGGCACCAGGACGTGCTGCGTCAGAAGTTGTACAAGCTGAAGCAGGAGCAGGGTGTGGAGAGTGAACCACTCTTCCCCATCATCAAGCGGGAGCCGGCTTCCCCCAGTGACAG TCCTCTCTTCTCCCTTCCATGCAGGCTGGATCCCGAGGAGAGCCTtgaggcacagccagggccatcctCAGAgccagaggcagagcaggacaCAGAGGCCAAAGGAGAGGCAGAGGGGGAGGCCGTGCTGATGGAGGAGGATCTGATCCAGCAGAGTCTGGATGACTACGACGCGGGCAAGTACAGCCCCCGGCTGCTGGGCCCCAACGAGCTGCCCTTCGATGCCCACGTGCTGGAGGCCGAGGAGGACACGCACCGGCTGCTGCTCCTgcgccagcagctccaggtgacAG GTGATGCTTCCGAGAGCACCGACGACATCTTCTTCCGTAAGGCCAAGGAGGGCATGGGCGCGGACGAGGCGCAGTTCAGCGTGGAGATGCCGCTCACGGGCAAGGCCTATCTGTGGGCTGACAAGTACCGGCCCCGCAAGCCCCGCTTCTTCAACCGTGTGCACACAGGCTTCGAGTGGAACAAGTACAACCAGACCCACTACGACTTCGACAACCCTCCCCCCAAGATCGTGCAGGGCTATAAGTTCAACATCTTCTACCCCGATCTCATTGACAAGCGCTCGACTCCCGAGTACTTCCTggaggcctgccaggacaacaagGACTTCGCCATCCTGCGCTTCCATGCCGGGCCACCCTATGAGGACATCGCCTTCAAGATCGTCAACAGGGAGTGGGAGTATTCCCACCGCCACGGCTTCCGCTGCCAGTTTGCCAATGGCATCTTCCAGCTCTGGTTCCACTTCAAGCGCTACCGGTACCGCCGGTGA
- the CACTIN gene encoding splicing factor Cactin isoform X2, which translates to MGSGSRSPARGGRSERDRERDRDRERDRDRERDRERDRDQEKERERERERDRERERDRERERDREKERDREKERDRERERDRGRSRSGSHGRRHRSRSKSRSRSPSRGRRREPSSGSDSGDERQKWKKRKRSRSRDRHRKDRRKQRSRSRGRSSGSSPERGRDRAARSRERRRRRDGSKSSVSSVSSPSPARPREEPGQQLSLQERLRLREEKKKQAALMKALETPEEKRARRLAKKEAKERKKREKMGWGEEYMGYTNTDNPFGDNNLLGTFIWSKALEKKGISHLDEKDLKERNKRIQEDNRLELQKVKQLRLEREREKAMREQELEMLQREKEAEHFKTWEEQEDNFHLQQAKLRSKIRIRDGRAKPIDLLAKYISAEDDDLAVEMHEPYTFLNGLTVSDMEDLVEDIQVYMELEQGKNVDFWRDMTIITEDEIAKLRKLEASGKGGPGERRDGVNASVSSDVQSVFKGKTYNQLQALYQGIESKIRAGGPNLDIGYWESLLQQLKAYMARARLRERHQDVLRQKLYKLKQEQGVESEPLFPIIKREPASPSDRLDPEESLEAQPGPSSEPEAEQDTEAKGEAEGEAVLMEEDLIQQSLDDYDAGKYSPRLLGPNELPFDAHVLEAEEDTHRLLLLRQQLQVTGDASESTDDIFFRKAKEGMGADEAQFSVEMPLTGKAYLWADKYRPRKPRFFNRVHTGFEWNKYNQTHYDFDNPPPKIVQGYKFNIFYPDLIDKRSTPEYFLEACQDNKDFAILRFHAGPPYEDIAFKIVNREWEYSHRHGFRCQFANGIFQLWFHFKRYRYRR; encoded by the exons ATGGGCTCCGGGTCGcgcagcccggcccggggcggccGCTCGGAGCGGGACCGGGAAAGGGACCGGGACAGGGAGCGGGACCGGGACAGGGAGCGGGACCGGGAAAGGGACCGGGACCAGGAAAAGGAACGGGAaagggagcgggagcgggaccGGGAAAGGGAGCGGGACCGGGAAAGGGAGCGGGACCGGGAAAAGGAACGGGACCGGGAAAAGGAACGGGACCGGGAACGGGAGCGGGATCGCGGGCGCTCGCGTTCCGGGAGCCACGGGCGGCGACACCGCAGCCGGAGCAAGAGCCGGAGCCGGAGCCCGAGTCGAGGCCGACGCCGGGAGCCGAGCTCGGG CTCGGACTCCGGCGATGAGagacagaaatggaaaaagaggaaaagaagccGCAGCCGGGACCGGCACCGTAAGGACCGGCGGAAACAGCGCTCACGGTCTCGGGGCCGCTCCTCCGGCTCCAGCCCGGAGCGCGGGCGGGACAGGGCAGCGCGGAGCCGGGAGCGGCGCCGCAGGAGGGATGGATCCAAGTCCTCCGTGTCCTCCGtcagctccccctccccggcgcggccccgggaggagccggggcagcagctgagcctgcaggagcggctgaggctgagggaggagaagaagaaacagGCGGCTCTGATGAAGGCCCTGGAGACGCCCGAGGAGAAGCGGGCACGGAGGCTGGCCAAGAAGGAGGCCAAGGAGAGAAAGAAGCGGGAGAAGATGGGCTGGGGTGAGGAGTACATGGGCTACACCAACACCGACAATCCCTTCGGGGACAACAACCTGCTGGGCACGTTCATCTGGAGCAAG GcactggaaaagaaagggaTCAGCCATCTGGACGAGAAGGACCTGAAGGAGAGGAACAAGCGAATCCAGGAGGACAATCGTCTGGAGCTGCAGAAG GTGAAGCAGCTGCGCctggagcgggagcgggagAAAGCCATgcgggagcaggagctggagatgCTGCAGCGGGAGAAGGAGGCAGAGCACTTCAAAacctgggaagagcaggaggacAACTTCCACTTGCAGCAGGCCAAGCTGCG GTCTAAGATCCGGATTCGGGATGGGAGGGCAAAACCCATCGATCTTCTGGCCAAGTACATCAGCGCAGAGGACGATGACCTGGCTGTGGAGATGCACGAGCCCTACACCTTCCTCAACGGCTTGACTGTCTCCGACATGGAGGACCTGGTGGAGGACATCCAg GTGTACATGGAGCTGGAGCAAGGAAAGAACGTGGACTTCTGGAGGGACATGACCATCATCACGGAGGATGAGATAGCCAAGCTCCGCAAGCTGGAGGCCTCCGGGAAAGGAGGACCAG GGGAGCGTCGGGATGGTGTCAACGCCTCGGTCAGCTCCGACGTGCAGTCCGTGTTCAAGGGGAAGACGTACAACCAGCTGCAAGCCCTGTACCAGGGCATCGAGAGCAAGATCCGGGCGGGAGGGCCCAACCTGGACATCGGGTACTGGGAgagcctcctgcagcagctgaaggctTACATGGCTCGGGCCAG gTTGCGGGAGCGGCACCAGGACGTGCTGCGTCAGAAGTTGTACAAGCTGAAGCAGGAGCAGGGTGTGGAGAGTGAACCACTCTTCCCCATCATCAAGCGGGAGCCGGCTTCCCCCAGTGACAG GCTGGATCCCGAGGAGAGCCTtgaggcacagccagggccatcctCAGAgccagaggcagagcaggacaCAGAGGCCAAAGGAGAGGCAGAGGGGGAGGCCGTGCTGATGGAGGAGGATCTGATCCAGCAGAGTCTGGATGACTACGACGCGGGCAAGTACAGCCCCCGGCTGCTGGGCCCCAACGAGCTGCCCTTCGATGCCCACGTGCTGGAGGCCGAGGAGGACACGCACCGGCTGCTGCTCCTgcgccagcagctccaggtgacAG GTGATGCTTCCGAGAGCACCGACGACATCTTCTTCCGTAAGGCCAAGGAGGGCATGGGCGCGGACGAGGCGCAGTTCAGCGTGGAGATGCCGCTCACGGGCAAGGCCTATCTGTGGGCTGACAAGTACCGGCCCCGCAAGCCCCGCTTCTTCAACCGTGTGCACACAGGCTTCGAGTGGAACAAGTACAACCAGACCCACTACGACTTCGACAACCCTCCCCCCAAGATCGTGCAGGGCTATAAGTTCAACATCTTCTACCCCGATCTCATTGACAAGCGCTCGACTCCCGAGTACTTCCTggaggcctgccaggacaacaagGACTTCGCCATCCTGCGCTTCCATGCCGGGCCACCCTATGAGGACATCGCCTTCAAGATCGTCAACAGGGAGTGGGAGTATTCCCACCGCCACGGCTTCCGCTGCCAGTTTGCCAATGGCATCTTCCAGCTCTGGTTCCACTTCAAGCGCTACCGGTACCGCCGGTGA
- the TBXA2R gene encoding thromboxane A2 receptor, with protein MEPPNSSTAGQADSCFGVFNASDGRASAQNSIASPWFSTAFGLIGLCSNLFALCVLVSSSRKLSSQARSSFLIFLCGLVVTDFMGLLVTASVIIPYHFTKFSWAEVDPGCHLCNFLGFSMVFFGQCPLLLGATMAGERFLGINRPFSRSTSLSKRRAWAIVGLVWGFSCVLGLLPVFGLGRYTLQFPGSWCFLTLLPDTGNVIFCLLFALLGILSVLLSFVLNTVSVVTLCRVYHDRESVQRRRDSEVEMMVQLVGIMIIATICWMPLLIFIVQMVLQHLPGQAQVLPTDTQEMLLIYIRMVTWNQILDPWVYILFRRAVLQRVYPRLPPRPSIVSLSPSLPRKLTAGSVLQ; from the exons ATGGAGCCCCCCAacagcagcacggccgggcaGGCAGACTCGTGCTTCGGGGTGTTCAACGCCAGCGATGGCCGTGCCAGCGCACAGAACAGCATCGCCTCACCCTGGTTCTCCACGGCCTTCGGCCTCATCGGCCTCTGTTCCAACCTCTttgccctctgtgtcctggTCAGCTCCTCCCGCAAGCTCTCCAGCCAGGCCcgctcctccttcctcatcttCCTCTGTGGGCTGGTGGTCACAGACTTCATGGGGCTGCTGGTGACAGCCTCGGTCATCATCCCCTACCACTTCACCAAGTTCTCCTGGGCCGAGGTCGACCCTGGCTGCCACCTCTGCAACTTCCTCGGCTTCTCCATGGTCTTCTTCGGGCAGTGCCCGCTGCTGCTGGGGGCCACCATGGCCGGGGAGCGCTTCTTGGGCATCAACCGCCCCTTCTCGCGCTCCACCAGCCTCTCCAAGCGCCGCGCCTGGGCCATCGTGGGGCTGGTGTGGGGCTTCTCCTGTGTGCTGGGACTGCTGCCGGTGTTCGGGCTGGGACGCTACACGCTGCAGTTCCCCGGCTCCTGGTGCTTCCTCACCCTCCTGCCCGACACTGGCAACGTCATCTTCTGCCTGCTCTTTGCACTGCTGGGCATCCTCTCCGTGCTGCTCTCCTTTGTCCTCAACACCGTCAGCGTGGTCACGCTCTGCCGCGTCTACCACGACCGCGAGTCGGTGCAGCGGCGCCGTGACAGCGAGGTGGAGATGATGGTGCAGCTCGTGGGCATCATGATCATCGCCACCATCTGCTGGATGCCCCTTCTG ATCTTCATTGTCCAGATGGTCCTACAGCACCTGCCTGGCCAGGCCCAGGTGCTGCCCACGGACACGCAGGAGATGCTGCTGATCTACATCCGCATGGTCACCTGGAACCAGATCCTGGACCCCTGGGTGTACATCCTGTTCCGCCGGGCCGTGCTGCAGCGTGTGTACCCCCGGCTGCCCCCCCGGCCCTCCATCgtctccctcagcccctccctgccccgcaAGCTCACCGCCGGCTCTGTCCTGCAGTAG
- the GIPC3 gene encoding PDZ domain-containing protein GIPC3, giving the protein MQRAGRHGRQPPEGGPMENGVGQEPGTPEPPGPAAPRAPRARPRLVFHTQLAHGSPTGRIEGFTNVKELYAKIAEVFDISPTEILFCTLNTHKVDMQKLLGGQIGLEDFIFAHVRGETKEVEVTKTEDALGLTITDNGAGYAFIKRIKEGSIINRLQTVCVGDSIEAINDHTIVGCRHYEVARMLRELPRAQPFTLRLVQPKKAFDMIGQRTRTGKSPGEGRVASGKETLRLRTQGPPVLEEGPSPSEEEDARRVDDLLESYMGIRDSELASTMVEAAKGSPSVAQLAQGLDSVLGEFAFPQEFVAEVWAAVCHPKGDKE; this is encoded by the exons ATGCAGCGGGCGGGCAGGCACGGCCGGCAGCCCCCCGAGGGCGGCCCCATGGAGAACGGCGTGGGGCAGGAGCCGGGGACCCCCGagccgcccggccccgcagccccccgggcTCCCCGCGCCCGGCCCAGGCTGGTGTTCCACACGCAGCTGGCCCACGGCAGCCCCACGGGGCGCATCGAGGGCTTCACCAACGTCAAGGAGCTCTACGCCAAAATCGCCGAGGTCTTCGACATCTCGCCCACCGAG ATCCTCTTCTGCACGCTCAACACGCACAAGGTGGACATGCAGAAGCTGCTGGGGGGACAGATTGGTCTGGAGGATTTCATCTTCGCCCACGTCCGGGGTGAGACCAAGGAGGTGGAGGTGACCAAGACAGAGGATGCGCTTGGCCTCACCATCACAGACAACGGGGCTGGCTACGCCTTCATCAAG AGGATCAAGGAGGGGAGCATCATCAACCGGCTGCAGACAGTGTGTGTGGGGGACAGCATCGAGGCCATCAACGACCACACCATCGTGGGCTGCCGACACTACGAGGTGGCCCGGATGCTGCGGGAGCTGCCGCGGGCTCAGCCCTTCACCCTCCGCCTGGTCCAGCCGAAAAAGGCCTTTG ACATGATCGGGCAGCGGACACGGACAGGCAAATCCCCAGGCGAAGGCAGAGTGGCCAGTGGGAAGGAAACGCTGCGGCTGCGGACACAGGGTCCGCCCGTGCTGGAGGAGGGG cccagcccctccgAGGAAGAGGATGCCCGGCGGGTGGACGATCTGCTGGAGAGTTACATGGGCATCCGCGACAGCGAGCTGG CCTCGACGATGGTGGAGGCTGCCAAGGGCAGCCCCAGCGTGGCCCAGCTTGCCCAGGGGCTGGACTCGGTGCTGGGCGAGTTCGCCTTCCCCCAGGAGTTCGTGGCCGAGGTGTGGGCAGCCGTCTGCCACCCCAAGGGGGATAAGGAGTAG
- the HMG20B gene encoding SWI/SNF-related matrix-associated actin-dependent regulator of chromatin subfamily E member 1-related — protein sequence MAHSTKQPPAALLHATGKAQHGNFLVAIKQEKGESARVGGEKPEEEPVKKRGWPKGKKRKKILPNGPKAPVTGYVRFLNERREQIRTQHPDLPFPEITKMLGAEWSKLQLSEKQRYLDEAEREKQQYMKELREYQQSEAYKMCTEKIQEKKIKKEDVGAVAVNTLLNGHPHKAGECSDTFSTFDVPIFTEEFLDQNKAREAELRRLRKMNTEFEEQNAILQKHTESMNCAKEKLEQELVQEERQTLALQQQLQSVRQALTASFASLPIPGTGETPTLSTLDFYMAKLHSAIESNPLQHEPLVLRVKEILSRIASEHL from the exons ATGGCCCACAGCACCAAGCAGCCGCCTGCCGCCCTGCT ACATGCCACGGGCAAGGCTCAGCATGGGAACTTCCTGGTGGCCATCAAACAGGAGAAGGGAGAGTCGGCGCGGGTGGGTGGCGAGAAGCCGGAGGAGGAG CCGGTGAAGAAGAGGGGCTGGCCCAAGGgcaagaagaggaagaagatcCTTCCCAATGGCCCCAAAGCCCCCGTCACGGGCTACGTGCGCTTCCTGAACGAGCGGCGCGAGCAGATTCGCACACAGCATCCTGACCTGCCCTTCCCAGAGATCACGAAGAtgctgggagcagagtggaGCAAACTGCAGCTCTCAGAGAAGCAG CGGTACCTGGATGAGGCGGAGCGGGAGAAGCAGCAGTACATGAAGGAGCTGCGGGAGTACCAGCAGTCAGAGGCCTACAAAATGTGCACGGAGAAGATCCAGGAGAAAAAGATCAAAAAAG AGGACGTGGGTGCGGTGGCCGTGAACACCCTACTCAACGGGCACCCGCACAAG GCTGGTGAGTGCAGCGACACCTTCTCCACCTTCGATGTTCCCATCTTCACCGAGGAGTTCTTGGACCAAAACAAGG CCCGGGAGGCCGAGCTGCGGCGCCTGCGCAAGATGAACACGGAGTTTGAGGAGCAGAACGCCATCCTGCAGAAGCACACGGAGAGTATGAACTGCGCCAAGGagaagctggagcaggagctggtgcAGGAGGAGCGGCAGaccctggccctgcagcagcagctccagtccGTGCGGCAGGCCCTCACTGCCAGCTTCgcctccctccccatccccg GCACTGGGGAGACCCCCACGCTGAGCACCCTGGACTTCTACATGGCCAAACTGCACAGTGCCATTGAGAGCAACCCCCTGCAGCATGAGCCACTGGTGCTGCGTGTCAAGGAGATCCTGTCCCGGATTGCCAG TGAACACTTGTGA